Proteins encoded together in one Telopea speciosissima isolate NSW1024214 ecotype Mountain lineage chromosome 6, Tspe_v1, whole genome shotgun sequence window:
- the LOC122664566 gene encoding cytochrome c oxidase subunit 6b-3-like, translating to MEDSVVDPHEKMRARDVEKVATGKQAPRPPHDPASISQSPPPSDDTLIKVVELKTAPNDVRFPCTNQTRHCYARYIEYHKCARAKGGNTPECEKFASYYRSLCPEEWILRWNEQVELGIFPGPL from the exons atGGAGGATTCGGTGGTAGATCCACATGAGAAGATGAGAGCAAGGGATGTAGAGAAAGTGGCTACGGGCAAGCAAGCTCCACGCCCACCTCATGACCCTGCCTCCATCTCCCAATCTCCTCCTCCATCTGATGATACCCTCATCAag GTGGTAGAGTTGAAGACTGCTCCCAACGATGTTCGTTTTCCCTGCACCAACCAAACACGCCATTGTTATGCACGTTACATCGAATACCACAA GTGTGCTAGAGCTAAGGGGGGTAATACACCTGAGTGTGAGAAGTTTGCTAGTTACTATAGATCACTTTGTCCTGAAGAATGG ATTCTGAGGTGGAACGAACAGGTTGAGCTTGGAATCTTTCCTGGTCCTCTTTGA